Genomic DNA from Larus michahellis chromosome 3, bLarMic1.1, whole genome shotgun sequence:
GAAAAAGCAACGAAGCAACAcataaacacttgaaaaataaagctgcagttCCAGCAAAGTGCAGCATCACCTATACACCACgcaaacaaaaaagatttcaTGCACTAGTATGATGTTTTTATAGAATTGCACAAAAAAAAGTGCTATTCTAGAACAGCACATGGAAGTTCTCAGGAAGGGTAAATCCCTACTTACACACACTCACACCATCTATTTCCATGTTTACATCCTCAACCAAATGGTGCTCAAAGGTGTAATTTACTTGACAGCACACTACTTACGACTGTGCAAAATTATTATCCTTTAGGTTAAACACATACTTACAGACTTACCTAAAGGTATGTGTTCTCCCTTCAGTGTTTTGCAGTTTCCCATGTGCTCCACCGGCACCACCAGATAGTGGTGGGGGGCACTAGGTCTGATATCTCTAAAGCAAACAAGGTCTTCATACTGAAAAAGCATGCAAACATATTAAATTGATTAGGACGAGGATATTAGCAAAGATTTGGTGATAAAGTTCATCTTCACCCATCAATGTGATACTTAATGTCGTGTTTGAAGTAACTAGCAAAAATCTTTAAGATTTTCTGAGCCAGCCTACAGAAAGGCTTGTAAGCATGATTTGTGCCTTCAGCCGACCGTCCGCAATCGGGATCCCTTGGCGTCTGCTTTACGGTTTCTAGCTGTTGTGACAACACTTAAGGATAACAAGATATTTCCTCTCTGATCGCTCTTATCTCCACAAAGGAGCCGAGGACCCGTAAGACCACCCCAGACCCGCCGAGCCCTTCAAAGGGACACCCTGGCCTAGCCGGCCGCCCGGACACCGCCTCCCCCGGGGGAGGACTGCCGCCAGGCGACCGAGACGCTCACGGCTTCAGGGTCTGATCTTCCGTTCTCAAACTAACCCCCTCGGCCCTTCCCCGCTCTCCTGGAGCCCTGCCCGGCCCGCAGACCCCGGTGCCGAGCGGCTGGGCCGCCGGGATGCGCAGGAGAGCCCTCACACGAGCGCGGCGACAGCCGCAATCCGGCTCTTCATTAAAAACCGGCAACGAACAACAACAAACAAGCAGCCGCCCAGGCCCACGACGGCCCCTCCGCTGCCAGCGGGGAGCTGGCACCCGCACCAGTGCCCGAGGACAAGGGGCGGCGGCGAAGGGCGGCAGCTCGGCCGGCGGGACACCGGGAgaggccgccgccgctgcccgggcgCCCCTCACCCACCTGGCAGGGTAGCAGCGCCgtgcccggctcctcccggcggGCGATCCTGCAGAACACGCACTTGCCGTCGTAGCTGCCGCCGCTGTtcccggctcctctcccctcagCAGCGGCCGCGGCCTCCTCCCCCGCCATGGCCGCGGCCTCGCTCGCTCTCCGCCGGCACCGCGCGCGCCCCCTGCCGGCGCGGGGCGGCGCCCTCACGCGCTCGCCGCGAGCACCaatggcggggcggcggggcggggaacTGGCAGCGGCGCCGCCTCCGCCGGCAGGGGTAGCGGGGAGACTGCGGCCAtggcgggggctgcggccggAGCTATGGAACGTGGGGtggaagggacgtttcagatcatggagtctaaccctaacactgacaaaaacaccactaaaGCACCGCACCTACTCGTCtattaaacacctccagggatggtgaactCAGCcttcttccctgggcagcctgttccagtgctcgacaaccctttcactgtagaaatttttcctaatatccagcctaaacctcccgtggcacaacttgaggccgtttcctcgtgtcttattgcctgttactctggagcagagaccgaccccccccagctacaacctcctttcaggtagctgtaagAGCGTGTGGCTGCAGAGAGACTGCGGGCCATGGCGGAGCCCTCCGGGCCATGGCCCCGctctggctcctctgctccaAATGAACTCCAACATAAACCCCAATTATTTTATTTGACACAGCTCGAGCAGGACTGTATGCATTCTCAGATTCACCCCTCAGATGGGCAGGTTCCTCCAGGCAGGTAAACACTGAATTCCCTtgacatttcaaagcaaagctCTAGCCACACATTGAATTACAGCCCTGAAGCATCAATAAAAAATACGTGAAGTCTGCTCACCTGaagttttcactaaaaaaagGTATAACTGGGAATAAAATGAACACATTCTGAGCTTATTTGAATAAACTGCTTCCAAAGCTAATAGAGGGTATTTCTAAGTGGTGCCTAACCTTCAATTtctaaaaatgctttcttaataatttgtattttaaattgctTGCCCAGTTCACTAAGACCAGAGGTGCAGAAAGCTGCAGAATCCCTGACCACAGAATTTCAATGTTTTTGTTCTTCGTGCAGCCCAAATGGCACAAAGTATTTGTCCCACAGACGACAGGCCATAGTGTTTACAGAGGTAACAAGCCGCAAAATTCAGAATGAGATTTtccaaaaatgcatttctttgagACCAAGTAAGCTGTGCTTGCAGAAACAGGACATGGAAGATTTGCCAGCGATCTCTGACCTGCAGAGCGCGATGCGATCCCTTTGCAACGAGCTAACCTGCTCCTTTGCTCCGCTACAAACAGGCAAGCGAAACCTTGAAAGTTTTGCACACGAGGATTATTCTGAAAGTAACTGGGTTTTACTTTGCTCTAAAGCCAGTTTTGCACAAAACATCTGGTGCAAAAACTGCACTGAAACCAGCACCAAACTGAACATCTGCACTTACCTGGGGACCTAAAGCCTTATTGTGAATCAGCACAACACTGTCCGGAATCAAAAATCTTTATCCGAGTACCGCAAAAGTACATATGCTTCATGTTGCAAGAACAAGCTTTTGATCTCCGAGAGAAAAATTACTAGTGACTGTAATTTTCCTATTGCTTGACATTAGTTAAGAAAATTCTTAGCTCTGTTTCACCCAAAGCAAAGTTCACAAATAGCATATTTGCTCCTTTTTGTGCGTaatagtttgttttttcttaataccACCTCTGGATACCATAAAACCAATAAAAGCCAAGAACAAAGTACTTTTAAAACACTGTGTCTTGcttgtacagaaagaaaaatacatgaacGCTTTAGCAATATAAAAAGGGTGCATACAAAAAGGACGTACATGGACTTTTGACTTCTGGGAACAGGTTGGTCAAAAAAGAGTGAATACCTGTCATTCACTACAGctgaaagaagcaaggaaaacTACTAGGTCaactgttttaactgtttactgGTATTTTTTAGCCCTTTGTCACAGTCTTGTCTTTGAGACAACACAGAACACAGCTCTCTCTTAGGAGATGCAATACCACACAAAaagaatgcaccctcagcaagtttgctgatgacacaaagctgggagggttggctgacacaccggaaggctgtaccgccatacagagagacctggacaggctggagagttgggcagagaggaaccttatgaaattcaacaagagcaagtgtagggtgctgcacctggggaggaataaccccatgcaccagtacaggttgggggctgacctgctggagggcagctcggtggaaagagacctgggagtcctggtggacaacaggatgaccacgggCCAGCAATGTGcgttgtggccaagaaggccaatggcatcctggggtgcatcaagaagagtgtggccagcaggtcgagggaggtcaccctccccctctactctgccttggggaggccacacctggagtactgtgtccagttctgggctccccggttcaagaaggacagggaactgctggagagggtgcagcaaagggctaccaagatgattaggggactcgaacacctctcttatgaagaaagactgagggatttgggtctcttcagtctggaaaaaagacggctgagggggaatcttatcaacacttacaaatacttaaagggtggatgtcaggaggatggggccaggatcttttcagtggtgcccagcaacaggacaagaggtaatgggcacaaacttgagcataggaagttccacctaaacatgaggaggaacttctttaccctgagggtggcagagcactggaacaggctgcccagagaggtggtggagtctccaactctggagacattcaaaacccgcctggacacattcctgtgcaacctgctctaggtgaccctgctctggcaggggggttggactagatgatctccagaagtcccttccaacccctaccattctgtgattctgtgaacccaACCAAAAGCTCCCATTTCCTTAGCCATGTTTCTAAAATATGATAGTGCTGGAATTCTCTTTTGAAGGGGAGGCGTAGGTATTTGTCAGCATAACCTGTAACTTAAGCTGCATCTTTTCATCCTTAAAATGTAGTAAAATCtgtgaataaaagagaaaagatctGTAAAAAGTTTCTGAATGCATAAATTCCTTTATTGAAAATATTGTGATAGCACTGCATTACATATATTCAATATTCATGGTTTCAAGGGTCACAGAATTTTGGTTGAACAACACTGTTTTGAATATAGACCACAGCATTTAGATATGCTCTGACAAGGATAATATAATGGAGTAAGTTGTAGGTAGCAATAGTGAAATGTTGAACTTGGttggtgtggattttttttgttgtttttttttttttttttaagtggtctGCCACCATTTAAAAGAGCAAACACTATTAGATATTCCCGGTATTTTCAAAGCATTATTCTGTTAGcaacttccaaaatattttacagcattACCAATAAGAACTTTACTTATGGCTGTAGCAGACCACGTAGAAGGGAAGTGTGAAAAGCTCACGTGCAGCGTGTTACAGGCTTACTTTTATAGCATTGGTTTTTAGACTGTGAAATTTCTGTGCAGGATTATGATTTagtaatgtttttgaaaaaaaaaaaaacaaaacacttggctgcctttttttttttttaaatcgattCAAAAAGGGAAGAACAGTAACTAAATTCAGTTGTATTACTCAGTTAATAATATTCCAATACTAAACTGTACTGTTTAATGCATGGAAGCACACTACCGTTTCTAAAATCTGCCTTTCTCAGGACCATGACACATTCAAATCTAAGGGCAGAACAGCGTCCTAACGTTATTTGGGTCTGAATTGTGTAAACAAAACCACAGCTTCATGCGAAAGCAGAATTCTTTAGCAAACTGGACGGTGCCAGTCCTCTGCCACACTCTCCCTATTTACTGAAATTTTCGTTTTGTAACATAGTCTTTTCTGTTCAGCATTGAGGGCGGAGGGCAAAACGTATCTGAATATTTAATGAAACACAAAGAAGAATATTTAGTTGCCTGTCAAATCCTAAGCCAGCCTGTTGCTTCAAGTCCTTTTCGGGAAggaaatcatatatatatatatatatatatatatatatatatatatatatatatatatatatatatatatatatatatatatatatatatatatatatatatatatatatatatatatatatatatatatatatatatatatgtaattactAAGCAAACAAGTCACTGACATGACCTGGCCTGTTAGGGAAATAGCATTCTTCTCTAAATCTCAATTATATTTTCTCcttaaagcagttatttttcaatTTGTAGAGAAGTGCTTGTAAAAGCACAGTGGGTGGCTTATTTTGAATCATTTGGTGATGATACAGAAAAAACAATCCTCTCAGAAATGTCCTTCGTAAACAGTCAAATAATACTAGGGCAGATGCTCAGAGCATGCTGTCCCAATTCTGTTGGCTGCAACAGAGCTGATACGGTCTACACCACGTGGCAGTTTGCCCAATCTCTCCATACACTGCCAAAATAATAATCTGTTAACAGGAATGTGGCAGCAGAGTTAATAAGAAGCACTATCCACCTTCTCCctcatctcagaaaaaaagcaaaacaaaacagaattatgCACTCAAATGTTTCTGCCAGAAAACAAACCCTCTAATTAGggtaaaatgaaaaccaaatctcatttacaaaataaaaatataaaaattaacttCAGAAATCAAATCAATTGATTCAGAATAAATGCCAATGCATAAGAAACCTACCTGAATAGTAATTATTTATCAAATTGAGAtttgaaacattaaaagaaaaaactcataGCTAATacatttacaaaaaagaaatctgctatacaataataataaataaaaagattttaaaaacatgttccCTTAAGTGCTGTGTACACCTATTTGTGATTCTTTTCCATGGCAAACAATATGCTGTAGATTTTGGTAAAGTAACCTTTTATTTTTGGTTAGCATTTGTACGTTGAACATAAATACACATGGAATGTACTAGACAGTTACTAGTTTTCCCACAGGATCTTTTTCACAGTTACAGAAAGAGTTTTCAACTTACACACCATGAATGTTTCCATAAGCATTGTATCTTCGATGGAAGAGTGTTGGGAGGAGGAAGTAAAAAACACTTCAGCCCGATCTCTTACTGTTCTGTCTCTTACTGCCTCTCAAAACCAGCTCTGTTTTTTCTTgagttggttggggttttttttttgcgtagTCATGCTCTGGTACAAACTTGAGGAGAAAGCGTGTAACACTGTGAGGCAGCCTGCACCTTCTAGTTAGCTTTTAAGTGCCTAATGGATCCAGTCCTTAAGGCAGTCAATATTTCATTCAAATGTCCATACTTCTACATCTTGTATTATGAAATCTTCTTTCTTAGATAAGATGTCATTATTGAAGGTGCTGCAGGAGTTGCTTCGCCCATGATACAAATCTGCATCTAACCATAAGCCAAACCGGCCACTGAAAAGGAAATACATGACAAATTTCAGGTTATATATGATAGTAAAAATACCAGAAGCTGCAGAAACCCAGAGAAGCGATACGGAGGAATCTAGGTAATTCTGAGGACCTCGTAGACTGAATAGTGACAAGCTTGACCCAGGCAAAGCGCTTGCCAAGAATCTCACAGAGCAGTTCCCTTGCTTTTGTTCACACTAGCAAGCAGGGCAGAGCACAGGACTGAGCACACACCTGCATGCCCCCGTGTCATTCAGCAGTTTGCACCAGCGGCTGTGGCTGACACCGGGGTGTGGATGTCAGGGTCCCTTCCCTGGCTGTTCAGGTGTGGACATGGCCCCTTGtggtgtgggaggaagaggagcagtgTTTGTACACTCCCGATGCAAACCATGCCCAGACATCCTGTGGTGCAGCCTACAGTCAGCTTTAGTTAGTCATATCACCTTAGCCCTTGATTTCATACCCACTGACCTCTGAAATTTAGGACCTGATTAAGCACTGTCTGTATCCTTGCTCTGTGTAGCATCAGAATAATGACAATTTAATAAGGATCACATGAGAAACCTTAGAAGCTAATGGCAGAACTGCCACTAGAGATTATCTTCCAGTGACAAACCTATTCAGCAATGAGACATGTATCTACCCAAAACATCTGGTTTTTTTccgatctcaaaaaaaaaaaaaaatacacttactTGCCCAACATCATTCACTCTCTTTAAGCAATGGAAATTGCTCTGAGTCTATACAGATCATTCACTCTCTTTAAGCAATGGAAATTGCTCTGAGTCTGTAACAGAAATCAGATTGCTGTGCTATCTGCCCTAAACAGTTTTACTAAAAGTTCAGCCATTTTACTGATTAGTTTTTCTTGCAACTACTATCGTCCCTattctcactaaaaaaaaaaaaagttagctacATGATTTGAAAACCAGTCACTCACCCTCCACCTCCGAGCTCCAGAGAGCTGGTGTCTCCGTTGATGAAGTAGGTGTTCTCTCCACTCCATTTGAATACCTGGGGGGTAACCAAATATATTTGGACTGTGACGATTCTCGTATAACTACTGGAGACTGACTCTTAGGCAGGTACTTTTTGGTGtggtcatattttattttatttttttcttgaagggggaagaggcagaggaaatACGTATTGTTCCTTTACTTTCTACCTATTTAAAATTATGAACAAGGCACCTcaatccttttaaaaattttgcttgCATCTCTAAATCAACAGGCATTCTGTTAAAAAGGAACAATGAGTTCAATACTGAAAAATGCATAAGCCATGAACATTAAGGGGTATTCTTactcctccctgcttcccccttCAAACCACTTAAAACTCTCTCCTCACCCTTACAGACCGTCCTCTCAGCACTTCAGATAATTACAGCCACTTCTGCTAAAAACATTGCATCAAAGCAACAAGTGATTAACTGCATTCATCAACAGGCAGCACATCTTCTAAACACAAATATGCTGTCTTCATAAAAATCTGATACATGTTTCAGGAGTGGAATCCCTTATTTGAGAAAGTGAACACCTGCTTACCTTGAAATTTGGACTGAACGTGTAGAGGAATGTTTCTCCAGTACCATAGTAATGGTCACTAAACCTGAAGGGATGTGTAGCATATGCTCCAAATATCTGTCAGAATAAAGTGATTAAACGACTTTTGAGGACaacaaaattcaagaaaaaaaaaaaccccacaaacatttcaaaatactttctaaaGAACAACTGAACTGGTGTTTCACGTTAGAAGAACCAACCAGTAAAGGACATCAGATGAGCAAGGACTCCTGCAAATCTTTTGTATCCTGCAAGTTAAAAGCCAGATGACAACAATGGCAACAAGAATGCTGACTCCAAGAGCTACTGAAGTACTAGACCTCTACAGAAGCATTATTTGTGACAGCTTGTTAACTGAGAAACTTAAGGAAGATACTTCCATGGGCACTATTAAAAGGAGCACTCATTGCAATTAGGAAGCTTGGGAGGGGTATTTCTATTAGTGTTGATGTACTTCCCTGCCTGTAAGTTTATTTTAAGCAgtagaaaatataaaagaaaacactAATATCTTATTTCGGTATGATGTCACTTCACAGTATGACTACCACTTCATAGTCATCACTTTTTATAATGTTGCCCTTTCAGTCTAACCCCCACAGAACAAGCACTCCTTACCTGGTTGTCCATATCCTTGATAACAAGGAGAACCGGACTGTCAAGAGATGCTGATTTACGGTACAGAGTCTTCAGGCTAGTCCCATGCTCCAGTGTGCTGTATGCGAGCCGCCATGGATATCCCTGCACCCGTGCAGGCAAGTGCCGGGCAAGCTGGGCAACAGACAGAGGGGGAAATGGTTACACATTCAACAGGCTGGGTCACAGGTAGTGCCCCAGATTATTCCCTTGTGGCAGGGACTTCTGAGCCAAAAAGTGACTTTCAAAGGAGCAGCTGATGCCAGCAGCTTAACATTTCCGCTACATGCATGTGGCCTTGTACTGAGCCCAACTGTCTGCGTTCACATCACCTGTGAAAGATATTTCAAAACTGGCACCTCCTCTCCAAGCACTGAAAGAGTTGCCAGCCTTCAATATCACAAATCAAACTCCAGAGTTGCAAAACACAACAATAAGCTTTCCAGGTGAGCCAGCGATGCAGCAAAGAGGACCTTGCACAAGGACACTCTAACATACTAACTACTTTCCAAACTTTTCAAAAGCATTGGTATTGCCTCCAGAAGGCAGAATGTCCCACACTTGGCAAAAACAGCACCACAGCTAACAAGGAAACTTGAGGTTTTTCTAGCTGTACCTGCTCTATGTGCATGTTTTCCAGGAGAGCGCTGTGATGCTTTAACACAGGCAAAGTATCATCATCGTCTTCTTCACAGTAACTGCAAATGCTCTTTCGTCGTTTTGCTTCTTCTACAGTAATGATCTGAGGCAAGAGAACAAGTGTTCAACCTGAAGCATAGCTCTTACACTGACAATCCTCTGTtgaagcaaattaatttaaaacaacatACTCCTCATCTGTCACAC
This window encodes:
- the NCOA7 gene encoding nuclear receptor coactivator 7 isoform X15, giving the protein MMKGKQMPLNIRILYYARSDQEEPFVEIITVEEAKRRKSICSYCEEDDDDTLPVLKHHSALLENMHIEQLARHLPARVQGYPWRLAYSTLEHGTSLKTLYRKSASLDSPVLLVIKDMDNQIFGAYATHPFRFSDHYYGTGETFLYTFSPNFKVFKWSGENTYFINGDTSSLELGGGGGRFGLWLDADLYHGRSNSCSTFNNDILSKKEDFIIQDVEVWTFE
- the HINT3 gene encoding adenosine 5'-monophosphoramidase HINT3; this encodes MAGEEAAAAAEGRGAGNSGGSYDGKCVFCRIARREEPGTALLPCQYEDLVCFRDIRPSAPHHYLVVPVEHMGNCKTLKGEHIPLVKRMMEVGKAVLQKNNFSDLNDIRMGFHWPPFCSISHLHLHVLAPASQLGFLSRLMYRINSYWFITAEQLIERLQTEKAGS